TTCCAGTCTAACACAGCTGCAGGATGCTGTTAGTTTAAATTATACATTGAACCGGGTCTGATTCCAGCAGGGGGAGACAAGTTCACACCGATtgtcctgaaagaaaaaaagccaaggAATTATTTGTACTGTCcacagtgtgtgtttgtgtgtgtgtgtgtgtgtgcacgcgcgcgcacatgcacatgtgtgtgaggaagagaggaagagaggagggataCCTCTGAAAGCTGTAGTGTTGCTTTCGCATGTCCATGCTTCTCAAGACCTAGAACACGCTTGCAGAAAAGAGTCAGTACCTCCAAGCGCAGTCTTATTTCTGAGTGGATTTCACTGTGCATGGTTCATTATGCAGCACTCTAAGTCTGGAAAGCTTCCTTTGAGAGCTACTATTTGAACATATTGTTGGCTGAGCAAGATTCTTAAAGGCCCTGGTCCTTACGTGAGTGGCACTGACTCGCCTGGTTCTGACAGGCATTTGCTGTCCAGCCTTTGACAGTAGCGTGTCACCCTGGTAAATCAGAGCACTCTGCACCGAAAACCGCATGGTCTGCTGAGCATATTAAGGAGCAGAGAGGACTCAGAAGAATTAAACAGCCAATGAGGTGGTGGCAGGGATGTGTTCTTTTCCTACCCATGCAGCTCGACACCAAGACTACAGAAGATGTTTAATTGACATTAAGAGCAGCTCACCATTTTTAAAGAGCAATAAATTgtttctgagtctcagtctcaGCAGACCCTAAGTGAAGTGATGTTGGGCTGGCGCACGTCCTCACTGGTCATGCTTTGCTTGTGTGCGTGATTGACCCAGGCAAGAAAGCGCCACGTCGAGGTTGGCCGGTCCTTGAAGTCTTTCCCACGCGCGGGGCGGGGACTGGGCAGCCACGGTGGGTGAGTGCTGCAGTACGGCGCTTTAGCTCTTGGTTTCCCGAAGGGGCGGGTACAGTGTACGTGAGCTTCCACATTTAAAAGCAGGTCAATACCGCTTTCCTCTTGGGGTAGTCTAGTTTCATGACGTTCACTCCCCGTCTCCCATGCAGTCTTGCTCGTCAAACAGAATCAGACTTGATGTTGAAACTTGGAGGGTGGTTTCTTGTTTTCCTCCTCGGCCTTTTTAGCTGGGTTCTCACAGTGAGACTGTGTCATATCCCACCTGCCTGCTCCTTGTTTTGACGGTCAGTTCAGAGGATGGTAGGTTCTGTAAGTCAAAAAGACGTTTACCCCGTGTAAGCCTACAGCCAGGCTCTAACCTGATGTTAAGCCCACGGGGCCAGGCCCCATCGCGCTCCAGACTGATATGTGAGGAAGTGGAGAAATATTATCACATTTGTCTGGGCATTTGCTAATATCTTTGTCTCCCCTTGGCGCTTAAGTACTGTGAACTTGCTAAAACGTGATGTGTACGGATGGTACTTGCGAACCCGTTGTTAGGGAGCAGCTAGTGAGGACTGTCTTACAGTCTGAGTAATTGGCCTGACAGGTGGCAGTGATCACTTCATTTAGAGCCCCATGACACCGCATTCTTAAGAGGTTCAGCACCCTCTGTTTCTGCCGCATTTTGAGGCGCTGTTCTTTGGTAGTGCTATAGATCTTTTTGTGTCAGCAAGGTCTCTTCTCTTTAATCAGGTGCATTTCAGATGGTGAAGCATTTTAAGAGCCCTTGGAAACCATCTGTTCCTTAGAGAAGTAGTATTGTGTTTGCGATATTTACCTGTGCACATCTCCCTTACTTCCCGTAAACTCTACAAGGTGATGGAAACAAATAGTCTGCACAGGGTCACCAGAGCAAGTCACCAGCATATACAAGCCAACCTTGGTGTATTGCTCCGGATGAGAATTCAGAAGTTCAGCCCCAAAGGGGAAAATTCTTTGTGCCATTGGGGTGATGACCGGCCACCTTGGAACCTGTCCAGAGCAATGTCGTGGTTGAAACTAATAGACCAGGATGGTTGTTTGTTGGAGCTCCAGTTTGTATTAACCATTCCAGTTGTACTTTCCCACATAAACACTTTCCTGGCTCAAATAatttcatcacttttttttttctgcaggagGATACCATGGAGGTGGAAGAGTTCTTGAAAGAAGCTGCAGTAATGAAAGAGATCAAGCACCCTAATCTAGTGCAGTTACTCGGTGAGTGTGTGGAGCTCTGAAGAGAAGACCGTTTAATTAAACCCTCTGGGGTGATACAGGTGCCATTAGAGAAGAGATGAATGGCTCACTGCATTAAGGTTTCTGATTTGGGCATCTGTTCTCTACCAGCATTCAGCCCTTGGTGAAAGGAGGTCTGTGTGGgatggtgtttgtgtgtgtgtgtgtgtgtgcgcgcgcgcgcacgtgaacgcatgagagagagagaatgtcacTGCTTTAAATTAATACCCAGAAGCAGTAAATTGCAAATTTCAAATTGGCTTCTGAAACAAGAATTTCAAGAGTTCCTTCACAGACATGATTCTGTAAGTAGATGTAACCATTAGAGGGAAAACTCACTGTGATTTAGTTTGATGTGGCCCGGACTTTGCTTATGAACTCAGTGGCAGCCTCTTCCTGTTGAAGTTCATTGgctggagaggaagaaaggggcGTGGCCACGTCCTGCCCGCAGGAACATAATCTCAGTCCACAAGTGCGTGGGACCGTGTTACAACTTGGGCCCAGGACACAGGGCGGAGTCCAAGTCCGTTTCCAAAGCCTTGTTCTTCAGTGCTCGTCTGTTTGATACTTGTTCACTTGGGAGAAGGGCAGCACCCTGAAGCCCTTGTCTTGTTGGCAGGGGTCTGCACCCGGGAGCCCCCATTCTATATAATCACTGAGTTCATGACCTATGGGAACCTGCTGGATTACCTGAGAGAGTGTAACCGGCAGGAGGTGAACGCTGTGGTGCTGCTGTACATGGCCACTCAGATCTCATCAGCCATGGAGTACCTGGAGAAGAAAAACTTCATCCACAGGTAGGAGCCTGGCCAGGCCGGCCTCCCCACCGGTCGCCCAGCATCCTTTCAGAAAAAGCCCCAGCCTGCAAGGGCTTACGGCTCAGTCTCTGACTTTAGTGCTGGCAGCTCACTGGACCTGGCAGATGCCAGGTTTCTGATGTAGCCGGCTTTGGGCATGTGTCCAGGACTGAATTCGGCCAGGCCTAGCCCCTGGACCCACAGCAGTTAATCTCAGGCTGGGGAACATTTCACTCGGGAACCATTTTGGTCTAAGTGGAACATTGACTGAAGATTATAAAAGGTGCCCCTTCTGACAGTCACAGCTCCTCTAAGTAGAGCGCTCTTTGTCGGTCCGAGGCTGGAGTGCGTCAGTAATGACCGCTTCCTGGGAGCCGTCGGCACTGCTGTCACACAGGCGCTCAGTAACAGCCACACGTGGGTTTGTTTCTGTGTCCTGtgtcccctcccttctctttatTATCACTTCATTCTCCACTTAACTTACTGTCAGCTGGTTCAAGGACGTTTCTGCAATTGTCAGAATTGTGTACATGCAGTTCTAAATTAAGCGTCTTTGCTGTTTTTAAAGCCTAGAGTGTTTTGACCTTCAAGTGTGCCACAATTATCTTGGTCTTCACATTCTTTGCTGGTGGAAAGGGCTTCCTAGCAGAGTGATGGCCTGTGCAGGACAGAGCCTGACGGGCTTTGCCGGAGTCTTTTATACAAGATGTTCTCCACGCCACCGTGGTGACCTTTCCTACCCAATTAACTCAAGTATGAAACCTGTACATGAGATTTCATAGTGAGGAGTAAGAGTAGCATGTGTGAAATGCTGGCGGTTCCTTGTAAGACAGATTTTCTATGCTTCGTGAGAGCCTGCTTCAGATGCTCCTGTCACTCAAGAAAGTGAACCCTCTGAGGCTGCAAATTGAGATTTCTTGACTCCCGGTTTGTCTTGCACAGCTAGGTTTGTTCTCTCTTCATTCAAGCAGACTTAAAATGCTTTACTAAAATCCTGTTAGGCACAACTCCCCTGTATTTAGTTCCTCTCCGATTGCTGATGATCAGGCTCTCATGCCGCCGTCGCCCGGAGCTGGTGCCTCTTCTCATTCCTCGTTCCTGTTTGCCTTGCGATTTCATGGTTAACGTCCATGAACCGAAGATTAgactcctgcctctctgggagaaTCAGGAGGCAAGAGGAAGCTGATTATATAGGAGAGAATTTATAGGATACATTTGGATAAACATCAAGGAGAAACAGGAAAGTAGGGGATACAGTTTGGGTAAAGAATGCTACAGGCTTGTTAAATTTTTGCCCTATCAAGTCTGGATAGGACAAGCGGAGACACTCTGATATGTTTCTCGAGATGGAGGACTGTTCCCTGTGCCTCGCATAGAGCAGCAGTAACTGAGCAGACACTTAGGTGACACTGTTCTCCAGGCATCAGTCAGAGTGCCTTATCTGTTCATTTCTGACGACTCACAACAGCCCTAAGACTAAGCGCTGTtattattgtcttcattttatggCTGCGATAACTGAGTCCCAGGGTAATTGACTTGCTCCAGGTCGTGGGGCCAGCTGCCCCCTGCTGCCTCTCACCGTGGTGGGAGCTCAGGTGGGTGCAGAGGGACAGGCACTGTTCCCCAGAGAGACTGGACTCCGTTTTCCCATTGTCGGTATTGCACCTTTATAAGCTCAACGGTGGCGGATTTGTGAAGCTGGAAAGCTAGCCACCAGCTCTGACAGACAaacttttccctttcccagagatCTTGCTGCCCGAAACTGCCTGGTAGGGGAAAACCACTTGGTGAAGGTGGCTGATTTCGGCCTGAGCAGATTAATGACAGGGGACACCTACACAGCCCACGCCGGGGCCAAGTTCCCAATCAAGTGGACTGCACCTGAGAGCCTGGCCTACAACAAGTTCTCCATCAAGTCAGACGTCTGGGGTAAGCGCCGCTGCTCCAGTCTCATCCTTGCCCGTCCAGAGTgggctgtttcctcatctgtctttCTCCTCTTGCTTTGTCACttcctcttttttgttctttcattacttctctttttttgtttgtttcttcattttaaaatcatttctccCCTGTTTTCTCTCCAAAATGAAGCAAGAGTGAGCTTTTTCTTCCAAAATAATTCGGCTTAGCTTTTTACCCCCACTCACTGTCTTTATGTCTTCGTTCCCAGTTTGTTGCGTAGGTTTGCGGCGGCAGCTAACCAGCCCTGCAGGCACCCAGTCCTCCTCTGTGAGAGGATGCCCTGTAGTTTGGCTTGGGCTTTAGCTAGAATACGGCCCTCTGAAGCCTCCTgtgacagtattttatttttacttttttcaaagAACTTTTTGTTATGCAAATTTTAAGTATATGCTAAAGAAGACAGAGTTGCATAATGAACTCATGTGCCCCTCCCCAGGGTTTACCCTCATCACCCGTGGTGCCCTCACGTCCTCTGCACCTGCCCACTCCCCTACCCTTGCTATTTCAGACAAAGCCCAGACATCATGTTTCATCTGTAAGTATTTCATATACGTCTCTTAAAGATGGCTTTTTTATTTGCATAGCCACAAATTGAGATTAATTTCTGAATATTATCGAGTATCTAGTTAGTGTTCAGATTTCCAATTAAATCATAAAAGTcatacctttatatatatatatatatatatatatgcacatatacatatacatatatacaatctGTTTGAATTGGGATGGGAATACAGATCCCGCAGAATACAGTGATTAGTTAACAGTGACCCTGAGGTGTCCTCTGATCTGTAAATTCCTTCTTTATCTCCTTATGTCCCTTgctatttatttgttgaagaagttCTGTCACTTGCCCTTTAAAGTTTGCCACATTCTGGATTCTGTTCATTGTGCCCCTGTGGTGTGATTTAACATGTTCCTTAGTCTTCACTGTTCCTAGTAAATGGGTAGCTGGATATGGACAGCTTGGTCACATTCGggtttggctttttttcttttaataaaagtactttttcttttaataaaagtgGTGTGCTTTTTCATCAGTAGGTCCATAATTTGtgattttctctctctgcccagatCCACTAATTTATTATTAGGAGTTGCCAAATGATAATTCTCTAATTCTGTCATTCCTTATTCATCGGTTAGCTCAGCACTTCTGTAAGAAGAGATTTCCTCTCATCTGCTGTTTCATTACAGTAGGGATACAGTTCATGTAGGAAAGACTGGATAAGTGTTTGCTTCCTTGTCATTATTTACCAGTTTCCACAATAATTAGTTGGTTTCTTAATGCCCTCCAGTGGTGACCATctaggtttttgttgtttttcttttgtgatatTATGAACTCTTGgatttaaatatttgattataTTATTGATTAATCCACTgcagttatttttcttattctattcaGATTGTCTCATCTTTGGTGAACGGGAACTTCAAGTTGTTCCTGGTACTTTTGACAAAGCCCTGTAGTCTTCAATAGTGTCTGTGCTGTCTGGAATGATAAAATGCTCCAGATTCTTTCTCTGCCCCACCCCTAAATCACCCGTTTGCCCAAGGAGTCCTAGTTCCGTAATGAGGCCTGGAGTTTCAAGGATTCTGTaagattttaatgaaatttttggAGTTGGAAGGGACCTTAGGGATAGTCTCGTACACCCAGAAAGGAGAGGTGGCCTGTCTTAGGCACATGGCTAGTTGATCACAGAGCTATGAGTAGAAATGGCCTCCTGAATTCCAGTCCTAGGGGCCTTCCACCACGTCTCCCAACAAGATGGTCACGTTGCGTAAAAGACCGTGGAGGGGCTGATTGACCCAGTCCCGTTTAATCGGTAAGGGTGAGTAAAGGGAAAGCCTCATTCTGTGCTTTTCTGTCCTAGGCTGTTGGTAATTAAGAGCCTGGTAAAATGTCAGTGCCTGACCTGCTTCTGAGGGTGTAACTTCTGATGTCTGCTACACAGTTGACcaattttaaatgtgtagttAAATCTTACTCATCTTGAacaatctttctctttcttttttctcctagcATTTGGAGTGTTGCTTTGGGAAATTGCTACCTATGGCATGTCACCTTACCCAGGAATTGACCTGTCCCAGGTGTATGAGCTGCTAGAGAAGGACTATCGCATGGAGCGCCCAGAAGGCTGCCCAGAGAAGGTCTACGAACTCATGCGAGCATGTGAGCCTCCACTGCTGGATCTGAGATAATCTGTGGGCGCTGTGCAAAATCCCAGCGCGGGGGGGGACCTGTAAAGTGCAACATTAAAGTATTCTGTTTCCTCTCTTCACTCCCATTCTTCCTGAGCAACTAATGCAAACAgtttggcactttttttttttaacttatttcagTGTTTCTGTAAACCTTTATTTATACATAGTATTTATGTGtgagagttttttgttttatttttagtgcaAAAATGAGACTGATGGGTATCGAACCTGGGTTTCTCATcaataaatacaaatttctgATATAATAGGTAAATATTCCAGGTGACATTTAtctatttggttttacttatatacatagtacatatatatatatatatatataatatttagagaaaaatttaTTCCCTCAACATTTTTTGCACTTAGTATAACAGGCGTATCTTTCCCTGTCTGTAATTCAGGGATCATTCATCCAGTCCTCCCTCTTGTAATGAACATTTGGTTGTTTAAcacatttgtttgctttttaaaattataaacaaggCAGGAACCAGTACCCTCATAtgtatacctctgtgcatcatgTTAGTATTTCTAGAAGTTGAACTGTTGGTTCAGAGGGCTGTgtgcattttaaattttggtaGATTTTACCAAATTGTTTCCAAAAAAGCTTATAAGAATTTTTACTCCCAACAGAAGTGCATGAGAGGGGCCCTGCGTCCTCCTGCATTGGGCTCTGCCATTCCTTAATCCTCATGGtgatcttgttttaatttgcacgtTTTTACTGATGAGGGATGCAGACTTTGATAACCGTGAAGTAAGGGCGAGATAGGAGGCAAGCTATTTGGCTTAGTAATTCTCTGCACTTAACAGAGGCAGGTTGGGGAAAATGTGTTTGTAAATGTAGTTCTTGCTATCAGTGTGTCTCTGGGGGTTTTGTGATCCATATTCCTGCCAATATCAAGTTTTTTCAAATTCTTAGTGTCTGTAATAGGACACAGTAGCATTCATCACTTTAACTTGTCGTAGCAGTCAGAGCAAAAGATGGCTAACAGGATGGAATGCTGCTTTAATTTGCAGACTTTCCCTTGAGAATTTCTGGCGCCCTGCTTGCTAGCAAGGCCTTGTGGGTGGTCTGACGTGGGTCTCATCTGTCCAGGTTGGCAGTGGAATCCCTCTGACCGGCCCTCCTTTGCTGAAATCCACCAAGCCTTTGAAACCATGTTCCAGGAATCCAGCATATCAGATGGTAAAGTGCCCGTCCTTGGGGTGCCTGCAGTGGGGAGAAAGGTTGGGATAGGAAGGATGGCCGTGTGGGACTCCAGCCCAGTCCTTCCGTTCACTTCCTGGTGGAGTGCATGGGCCAGCAAGTACCTGACACCAGAAAGCTGCGCAGAGGTGCTGAGGTGGCTCTCTGTCTTTTGCAGCCAGGGTTCTGAAAACTACTCGAGTGCTGTTTCTTCAGCGTGTTTGTCTCTTTCCCGTAACTGTGTACAGATGACTACTGttgtctaaaaaagaaaaagaagagcagtGTACCAAAATGCCATCATTACTCACGACTGCTGgttttgttattgattttttgGTGGTTCTTAGAAGTGGAAAAGGAACTGGGGAAGAAAGGCGTGCGAGGGGTTGCAAGTCCTCTGCTGCAGGCCCCAGAGTTGCCCACCAAGACGAGAACCTCCAGGAGAGCTGCTGAACACAAAGACTCCCCCGAGGGGCCCGAGACGCCCCACTCCAAGGGCCCCGGAGAGACTGGTACGTCCCCACCCCCGGAGGCCCCGGAAGTCAGCCCTCAGGGCCGGTGCAGGCAGATGGGAAGCAGTGACTGGAACCTGCACGGAAGCGTAGGGAGACCCCATGTTAGTGATCCAGCTTCAAAAAGAGGAGGGTTCTCCCTTTTCCCACAGCACCTCCCCTCCCAGAACCATTTAGGAGCCTGTGGCTTTGGCATGAGCCTAGTCGAATAGGCATGGGTGCTTACGAAACCCACTGAGGACAAGCCCACCCCTCCATGTGTTATTCACAGCATTTGTGGTTGCTCTTGCAGGGCAAATACAACCATAATAAATATTGAACCAAACGAAGAGCAGCTTGTTGTGAAAGCACTGATATGAAAAGCTCACTGGAACGGAGGAACCAGGAGATACCTGTGGGAGAGCTGGTGTCCTCGTGGTCTCTGAGGACAGAATCTGGTGCTGGTCCCAGACTAGCAAGGGCCACGCGAGTGGTTCAGGAGGGGTCTCAAGATGTTACCAGAAATAACGTTAGTAAGCGCTGATCCAgtgcttcctgtgtgccaggctcgaCTCTGACTTAGGCTGCTCTGAGGTGGCAGTTCCCTCACCtcagaaaaaacccaaaaaacggAAGTCTGGGTTCTGCTACGCACCAGCTGAGTGGAAGTGTCTGAGGTGGGCCAGGCGTCTGGGTTTGTAGTGCTCCTGAGGGATGCTCTGGTGGACCACACGCTAAGCACATGGGGAGGGacagagcagagccaggattatGGGAGGCTGAGTCACAGCAGAATCTGTACCCCCCATGATTCCCAGTTTTTTTTCGTCATGTAcccatattaattttaaaaataatatacaactcatatatacatacactacTGTACAAATATATTATGGATactataaatataccaaaaataGATACTTAAAAGGTTTACGTAGGAATTAAATCCAAATTATGGTGGTTTGCTTGCATGCCCCTTGGGCCATCTTGCTCACCCCACTTTGATAGTATGTAAACTGTCCAGAATCTGGCTCCTTCATCCTTCTGCTAGTTGTCATGATTTCAGGTAGTTGAacagtggggaggaggagaggctgcTGTGAAACACTTGGAGCTCATTAAAAGCCCATGATAAGCAGTCATGTTCACTTAGCCCATCAATATTCATCCGAGGGGTGTTTTGATACGTAATCTCGTGGTGAGCCAGGAGTGTCAGCTCAGTGTTCAGCGCTGAAACGGAGCTGGGCGTAACATTAGCATTTCAGTGTCTCCGCCTTCTTCTGCTGGATTCAAGTTTTGGGGGGTCGTCGTCATCTTTCCCTGATCCTGAAGTCCCATGTGCTGCCTGGTGTTCTGACAGATGCCCGCGTGTACCTTGACTCTAAGTGACAGGGTGCTGACAGAAACCGCTCCATTTGCAGCTGCCCGCGGAGGGAGAATACCGTCATTCACTAGCCGGGTGCTTGGCAACACCAGAAAGACTTCTTAGGAGCTATTATTCATATTTAAAGAATGTccgtttaaaaatttaaaaggtcaCCCTTCTTGTTTCCCAAAATAATAGCCCGTTGTCACAGTGCCCTGTGGTGTGTGGCCCCTTCCCTCCTGATCACACCTTGGAGGAACCTCAGCCGAACCTCAGCTGGCTGACCAGTCTGAGAGACACGGGTTCGGACCCTGGGCTCAGCCGTGTCACGCTGTTGACTCACAAGGTAGTGGTGTTGGGGGTACTCCGCAGCTTTaaaggaaaccagtgcagggATGAGGGGCAGTTACTGAGCAGTTTCACACCAAAAGCTGTGACGGACGCTCCGTGTTCATTCTCGCGTTGTGTTCTCACCACAATGCTGTGGATAGGTTTTCTTGTCCtccgttttatagatgagaaagctgaggccgaGCCGggagaagtaacttgcccaggtgagtggcagggctgggccacATGCAGGCCTGTCAGCCTGGGCAAGTTCCCCCGCTCACCCAGTAGCCTTTGGCCTGGAGTCGTTAAACTCTTCCCAACGTGTTTTTCAGATCCTCTGGACCATGAGCCCACTGTATCTCCACTGCTCCCTCGAAAAGAGCGAGGTCCTCAGGATGGTGGCCTAAATGAAGATGAGCGCCTTCTCCCCAAAGACAAGAAGACTAACTTGTTCAGCGCCTTgatcaagaagaagaagaaaacagccCCAACCCCTCCCAAACGCAGCAGCTCTTTCCGAGAGATAGACGGCCAGCCCGAGCGCAAAGGGGCCAGCGAGGAAGAAGGCCGTGAAATCAGCAACGGGGCCCTGGTTCTCGCACCCTCGGATGCAGCCGAGCCAGCCAAGTCCCCAAAGCCCAGCAGCGGGGCTGGTGTCCCCAATGGAGCCTTCCGGGAGTCAGGGGGTGCAGGCTTCCGGTCTCCCCACCTATGGAAAAAGTCCAGCACGCTGACCAGCAGCCGATTAGCAGCCAGTGAGGAGGAGAGTGGTGGCAGCTCCAGCAAGCGCTTCCTGAGATCCTGCTCTGCCTCCTGCATGCCCCACGGGGCCAAGGACACAGAGTGGCGGTCGGTCACGCTGCCTCGGGATCTGCAGTCCACGGGGAGACAGTTTGACTCATCCACATTTGGAGGCCACAAGAGTGAGAAGCCGGCTCTGCCTCGGAAGCGGGCGAGTGAGAACAGGTCTGACCAGGTGACCAGAGGCACAGTCACTCCCCCACCCAGGCTGGTGAAAAAGACCGAGGAAGCAGCCGATGAGGTCTTCAAGGACACAGCCGAGTCCAGCCCGGGCTCCAGCCCTCCCACTCTGACTCCAAAACTCCTCCGGAAGCAGGTTGTGGCCACGCCTTCCTCTGGCCTTCCCCAcagggaagaggctgggaaggccagTGCCTTGGGGACACCTGCTGAGCCAGCGCCCCCCAgcagcagggcagggccaggtggatcTGGAGGGACCAGCAAGGCCCCTGCCGAGGAGTCTAGAGTGAGGAGGCACAAGCCCTCCTCCGAGTCCCCGGGGAGAGACAAGGGGAAGTTGTCCAAGCTCAAACccgccccaccacccccaccaccagcaTCTGTTGGGAAAGCCGGGAAGCCCTCTCAGAGTCCGAGCCAGGAAGCAGCCGGGGAGGCAGGTGCCAGTGGAAAAGCAAAATCCGTGGCTCTGGGTGTGGATGCTGTGAACTGTGATGCTGCCAAACCCAGCCAACCGGGAGATGGTGTCAAAAAGCCTGTGCTCCCGTCCATGCCAAAGCCACAGTCGTCCACCAAGCCGGCGGGGACTCCGaccagcccagcccctgctccctccacG
This portion of the Vicugna pacos chromosome 4, VicPac4, whole genome shotgun sequence genome encodes:
- the ABL1 gene encoding tyrosine-protein kinase ABL1 isoform X5 translates to MLEICLKLVGCKSKKGLSSSSSCYLEEALQRPVASDFEPQGLSEAARWNSKENLLAGPSENDPNLFVALYDFVASGDNTLSITKGEKLRVLGYNHNGEWCEAQTKNGQGWVPSNYITPVNSLEKHSWYHGPVSRNAAEYLLSSGINGSFLVRESESSPGQRSISLRYEGRVYHYRINTASDGKLYVSSESRFNTLAELVHHHSTVADGLITTLHYPAPKRNKPTVYGVSPNYDKWEMERTDITMKHKLGGGQYGEVYEGVWKKYSLTVAVKTLKEDTMEVEEFLKEAAVMKEIKHPNLVQLLGVCTREPPFYIITEFMTYGNLLDYLRECNRQEVNAVVLLYMATQISSAMEYLEKKNFIHRDLAARNCLVGENHLVKVADFGLSRLMTGDTYTAHAGAKFPIKWTAPESLAYNKFSIKSDVWAFGVLLWEIATYGMSPYPGIDLSQVYELLEKDYRMERPEGCPEKVYELMRACWQWNPSDRPSFAEIHQAFETMFQESSISDEVEKELGKKGVRGVASPLLQAPELPTKTRTSRRAAEHKDSPEGPETPHSKGPGETDEKAEAEPGEVTCPDPLDHEPTVSPLLPRKERGPQDGGLNEDERLLPKDKKTNLFSALIKKKKKTAPTPPKRSSSFREIDGQPERKGASEEEGREISNGALVLAPSDAAEPAKSPKPSSGAGVPNGAFRESGGAGFRSPHLWKKSSTLTSSRLAASEEESGGSSSKRFLRSCSASCMPHGAKDTEWRSVTLPRDLQSTGRQFDSSTFGGHKSEKPALPRKRASENRSDQVTRGTVTPPPRLVKKTEEAADEVFKDTAESSPGSSPPTLTPKLLRKQVVATPSSGLPHREEAGKASALGTPAEPAPPSSRAGPGGSGGTSKAPAEESRVRRHKPSSESPGRDKGKLSKLKPAPPPPPPASVGKAGKPSQSPSQEAAGEAGASGKAKSVALGVDAVNCDAAKPSQPGDGVKKPVLPSMPKPQSSTKPAGTPTSPAPAPSTLPSASSAQAGDQPSSTAFIPLISTRVSLRKTRQPPERIASGTITKGVVLDGTEALCLAISKNSEQMASHSAVLEAGKNLYTFCVSYVDSIQQMRNKFAFREAINKLENNLRELQICPATAGSGPAATQDFSKLLSSVKEISDIVQR
- the ABL1 gene encoding tyrosine-protein kinase ABL1 isoform X2 encodes the protein MGQQPGKVLGDQRRPSLPALHFIKGAGKKESSRHGGPHCNVFVEHALQRPVASDFEPQGLSEAARWNSKENLLAGPSENDPNLFVALYDFVASGDNTLSITKGEKLRVLGYNHNGEWCEAQTKNGQGWVPSNYITPVNSLEKHSWYHGPVSRNAAEYLLSSGINGSFLVRESESSPGQRSISLRYEGRVYHYRINTASDGKLYVSSESRFNTLAELVHHHSTVADGLITTLHYPAPKRNKPTVYGVSPNYDKWEMERTDITMKHKLGGGQYGEVYEGVWKKYSLTVAVKTLKEDTMEVEEFLKEAAVMKEIKHPNLVQLLGVCTREPPFYIITEFMTYGNLLDYLRECNRQEVNAVVLLYMATQISSAMEYLEKKNFIHRDLAARNCLVGENHLVKVADFGLSRLMTGDTYTAHAGAKFPIKWTAPESLAYNKFSIKSDVWAFGVLLWEIATYGMSPYPGIDLSQVYELLEKDYRMERPEGCPEKVYELMRACWQWNPSDRPSFAEIHQAFETMFQESSISDEVEKELGKKGVRGVASPLLQAPELPTKTRTSRRAAEHKDSPEGPETPHSKGPGETDEKAEAEPGEVTCPDPLDHEPTVSPLLPRKERGPQDGGLNEDERLLPKDKKTNLFSALIKKKKKTAPTPPKRSSSFREIDGQPERKGASEEEGREISNGALVLAPSDAAEPAKSPKPSSGAGVPNGAFRESGGAGFRSPHLWKKSSTLTSSRLAASEEESGGSSSKRFLRSCSASCMPHGAKDTEWRSVTLPRDLQSTGRQFDSSTFGGHKSEKPALPRKRASENRSDQVTRGTVTPPPRLVKKTEEAADEVFKDTAESSPGSSPPTLTPKLLRKQVVATPSSGLPHREEAGKASALGTPAEPAPPSSRAGPGGSGGTSKAPAEESRVRRHKPSSESPGRDKGKLSKLKPAPPPPPPASVGKAGKPSQSPSQEAAGEAGASGKAKSVALGVDAVNCDAAKPSQPGDGVKKPVLPSMPKPQSSTKPAGTPTSPAPAPSTLPSASSAQAGDQPSSTAFIPLISTRVSLRKTRQPPERIASGTITKGVVLDGTEALCLAISKNSEQMASHSAVLEAGKNLYTFCVSYVDSIQQMRNKFAFREAINKLENNLRELQICPATAGSGPAATQDFSKLLSSVKEISDIVQR
- the ABL1 gene encoding tyrosine-protein kinase ABL1 isoform X4 yields the protein MGQQPGKVLGDQRRPSLPALHFIKGAGKKESSRHGGPHCNVFVEHALQRPVASDFEPQGLSEAARWNSKENLLAGPSENDPNLFVALYDFVASGDNTLSITKGEKLRVLGYNHNGEWCEAQTKNGQGWVPSNYITPVNSLEKHSWYHGPVSRNAAEYLLSSGINGSFLVRESESSPGQRSISLRYEGRVYHYRINTASDGKLYVSSESRFNTLAELVHHHSTVADGLITTLHYPAPKRNKPTVYGVSPNYDKWEMERTDITMKHKLGGGQYGEVYEGVWKKYSLTVAVKTLKEDTMEVEEFLKEAAVMKEIKHPNLVQLLGVCTREPPFYIITEFMTYGNLLDYLRECNRQEVNAVVLLYMATQISSAMEYLEKKNFIHRDLAARNCLVGENHLVKVADFGLSRLMTGDTYTAHAGAKFPIKWTAPESLAYNKFSIKSDVWAFGVLLWEIATYGMSPYPGIDLSQVYELLEKDYRMERPEGCPEKVYELMRACWQWNPSDRPSFAEIHQAFETMFQESSISDEVEKELGKKGVRGVASPLLQAPELPTKTRTSRRAAEHKDSPEGPETPHSKGPGETDPLDHEPTVSPLLPRKERGPQDGGLNEDERLLPKDKKTNLFSALIKKKKKTAPTPPKRSSSFREIDGQPERKGASEEEGREISNGALVLAPSDAAEPAKSPKPSSGAGVPNGAFRESGGAGFRSPHLWKKSSTLTSSRLAASEEESGGSSSKRFLRSCSASCMPHGAKDTEWRSVTLPRDLQSTGRQFDSSTFGGHKSEKPALPRKRASENRSDQVTRGTVTPPPRLVKKTEEAADEVFKDTAESSPGSSPPTLTPKLLRKQVVATPSSGLPHREEAGKASALGTPAEPAPPSSRAGPGGSGGTSKAPAEESRVRRHKPSSESPGRDKGKLSKLKPAPPPPPPASVGKAGKPSQSPSQEAAGEAGASGKAKSVALGVDAVNCDAAKPSQPGDGVKKPVLPSMPKPQSSTKPAGTPTSPAPAPSTLPSASSAQAGDQPSSTAFIPLISTRVSLRKTRQPPERIASGTITKGVVLDGTEALCLAISKNSEQMASHSAVLEAGKNLYTFCVSYVDSIQQMRNKFAFREAINKLENNLRELQICPATAGSGPAATQDFSKLLSSVKEISDIVQR